One Streptomyces umbrinus genomic window, GTCGCTGGGCTAGCGGGCCTGTTGACGAGGGCGGGGCTGGGCTGGGCGATGTGGGGCGGGGCCCAGCCGGACCGGGGCGGGGCGGCGGCCTGGCGCGGCGCTGATTTCTCGAAATTTTGGTCGGCGCCGAGTGGGAACCCCGGTGGGTCGAGCGGTGTACCAGAAGTGACACGCGGGTGCGGGCGGACCGCACCGGGGCCGATTGGGGGGTGTCGCGATGCGCAGGGTTCGTGCACGGGTGACGGGGAGCCGGGGTTGGGCGGCGGTCTCGGGCTGGGCGATGGCTCTCGGACTGGTGGTGCTGTGCGCGCCCACGGCGACAGCCGGCGGTCCGACGAGTGTGCTGGTGGTCTCGCCGGAGAGCGGCCAGAGCGCAGCGCTCTACAACTCGAAGGAGGACTACGGGGAGTTGGAGCGCCTCCTCGGACAGCCGGGCAGCGGCACCCGCGAGGAGCCGCCCGGTCTGGGCGTGGGCAGCGGTCGGCAGATCAATGTCACCTGGATGATCCATGACGTCTCGCCCTGGCGGGTCGACCGCGTCTATCTGGAGACACCACGCACCAAGGACGTCTGGATACACACGGCGGCCGACGTTCCGAAGTCCATGAACGGCTACTGGCACAAGGCCGAGCAACCGACGGCAGTGCGCGCGCTGTTGAAGAAGCTCGGCGTGATGGGTGAGTCGTCGTCCGGCGCGGGCGCAATCTATCCGGCGCCCTGGGAGACGGCGGAGGGTGCCGCTGCCGGGTCCGCACCCGAGGCCGGGTCCACGGAGCAGTCCGGAACGTCTGCGGCCGCCGCAGCAGCGGACGATGACACCGACTGGTGGTGGGCGATTCCTGGGCTGGTTACGGGGGCCGTGCTGGCCCTGGGGCTGCGGCCGTTCGTCGGGCGGTTGCCGGGAGTGCGGGAGTTGGGCCGTCGGCGGGTTCGGGTGCGGGAGGCGGGTCCTCGGCAGGAGCTGAGGGATGTCTGAAAGGGGCTTCTGCGAAGGGCTTTGAGAAGGGCGTCCGAGAGGGGCTTCCGGATGGGGTGTCTGAGGGGGCCTGCCGGAGGAGGGGCCTTGTGAGGAGGGGGAGTTGTGGTGGGCAGGGCTTATGAGGGGGAAGCCGTGAGGCTGGGCTCATGAAGGTGGGGGTCGGGCGCGTGGGGGTGGCCCTCGGTTTGCGGCACCGAAGAACGGGGGCGGCCCGTGGCCGGCGGATCGAGGGAACGGAGGTCCGGGGCATGCTGCTCCCGGGGCTGCGGATCTGGGGCCTACGGATCTGGGGCCTACGGCCCCGGGGAACGAGTGCCCAGGGCTTGGGTGCGGCCCGTCGCCTTCAGGTCTGGCGGGTAGAAGCGAGTCCGAGCGGGCGGGTAGGAGAGAGCCCGGGTGGGTGGCTCGGCGGCGGGGCGCCTGGCGGAATCGTGTGCGTCATGGCCGCGCTCGTCGTTGTGGGTCTCCCCGGGCTCGGGGCGCCTCGGGCGTATGCGGCGGTGCCGTCCGCGGCCCCAGCGTCGGCATCGGCATCGGCGCCGGATCCCGACGTTCCCAACCTGGCAGTGGTCGTGGCGGGTGACGGCAGCGGGCGGACGACGAGCGTGCGCTCCGGGGATCCGTACTTCGCGCGGCTCTGGCGACTGTTGGGGCCGTCGGCCACGGACACGGAGAAGGTTCCGCAGGACTGGCTGGAGGGCGACTTCCCCGCCGTGCGGGCCACCGTGATCTGGGGGACGACCGGCGTGGGCGGCTGGCCCGAGACGGACAGTGCGCCCGGGGGCGACATCTACATGGGGCGCCAGGACCAGTTGTTCCTCGCGGGCGACGGCACACCCTGGATACGGAGTGACCCGGCGGTCGACGTGAACGACGACGACATCCGCTGGCATCGGGCACCGCGGTCGGTCTACGACCAGTTGGAGGGAAAGGAGTTGTTCGGTCCGGGGCGCGCGGCGGGCGGTGCGGTCGATCCCCCGGGCAGCCCGGGATGGGGCGATAGCCGGACTCGCGGCGGGCCTCGCCCTCGGCTCCGGCGGCACCCTGCTGATACGCCGCGCGGCGGCCGGGCGTGAGCCTGGGCCGCCGCGGGAGTCACGACAGGAGTTGATCGACTTGTGAGCCGACTTGTGAATCGACCTACGAATCCGCTGGTTCGGCTGGTGAGGCGGTTCCGGCCGAGACCGGAGGTCGGTTCTCGGTCTCGGCGCCCGCGCCTACGCCCGCGGTCTCGGCTGAAGCCTCAGCCGAGGTCGATCTCCGGGTAGAGCGGGAAGCCGGTCAGGAGGTCGGTCGCCCGGTGGGAGATCTCGTCGGCGATCTTCGGGTCCAGGATGTGCTGGGCCTTGGAAGGGGCGCCCTTGGCGGTGGTGCCGGGCTCCGTGGTGGCGAGGACGCGGTCGATGAGGCCGGCGATCTCGTCCATCTCGGTGGCGCCGAGGCCACGGGTGGTCAGCGCGGGGGTGCCGATACGGATGCCGGAGGTGTACCAGGCGCCGTTCGGGTCGGCGGGGATGGCGTTGCGGTTGGTGACGATGCCCGAGTCCAGCAGGGCGGACTCGGCCTGGCGGCCGGTGAGGCCGTAGGAGGAGGCGACGTCGATGAGGTTGAGGTGGTTGTCGGTGCCTCCGGTGACCAGCGTGGCGCCGCGTCGCATCAGGCCCTCGGCGAGAGCGCGGGCGTTGTCGACGACAGCCTGGGCGTAGTCGCGGAACTCGGGGCGGCGGGCCTCGGCGAGTGCGACCGCCTTGGCGGCCATCACGTGCGGGAGGGGGCCGCCGAGGACCATCGGGCAGCCGCGGTCGACCTGGTCGGCGAGGGAGGAGTCGCACAGGACCATGCCGCCGCGCGGGCCGCGCAGCGACTTGTGGGTGGTCGTGGTGACGATCTGGGCGTGCGGCACCGGGTCGAAGTCGCCGGTGAGGACCTTGCCGGCGACGAGGCCCGCGAAGTGCGCCATGTCGACCATCAGCGTGGCGCCGACCTCGTCGGCGATCTCCCGCATGATCCGGAAGTTCACGAGACGGGGGTAGGCGGAGTAGCCGGCAACGATGATGAGGGGCTTGAACTCACGGGCGGAGGTGCGCAGGGCCTCGTAGTCGATGAGGCCGGTGGCGGGGTCGGTGCCGTAGGAGCGCTGGTCGAACATCTTGCCGGAGATGTTCGGGCGGAAGCCGTGGGTGAGGTGGCCGCCGGCGTCCAGGGACATGCCGAGCATGCGCTGGTTGCCGAAGGCCTGGCGCAGTTCGGCCCAGTCGGCGTCGGAGAGGTCGTTGACGTTGCGGACGCCGGCCTTCTGGAGGGCGGGGGCCTCGACGCGGGCGGCGAGGACGGCCCAGAAGGCGACGAGGTTGGCGTCGATGCCGGAGTGCGGCTGGGCGTAGGCGTGCTCGGCGCCGAAGAGTTCGCGGGCGTGCTCGGCGGCGAGGGCTTCGACGGTGTCCACGTTGCGGCAGCCGGCGTAGAAGCGGCGGCCGACGGTGCCTTCGGCGTACTTGTCGCTGAACCAGTTGCCCATCGCAAGGAGGGTGGCCGGGGAGGCGTAGTTCTCGGAGGCGATCAGCTTGAGCATCTCGCGCTGGTCGGCGATTTCCTGCCCGATGGCGTCGGCGACGCGGGGCTCGACGGCGCGGATCACTTCGAGGGCGCTGCGGAAGGCGGTGGATTCGTTGGAAAGGGGCTCTGGCATGACGGCCTCCGGACGTGGGCGTTCGGCGTTCACGGTTCGGCCCAGGCGCACGGCACACGGTTCATGGGCCGCTCCCCGATGGTCGGTCCCATCCCAGCGCGCCAGTCACGGCCCGTGGATCAGCGTACCGGGCGCGCCGGTACGCCGGCCACGCGGCGGTAGCCGCATGATCGATACCGCCCCGTCCACCATGCGAGCGACGATAGGAAAGGGGCCACACGCACTCGGACGTCCGGAAGGGAGCCGGGCCGGGACCCGGGAACAGCAGCGGGAAAAGTAGCAGGTCACGAGCCCTCGTGCGGCCGGAAACGGAGACCCCGTGAGCACCACCGAAGAACTGATCGCCTCGGCCGAAGCGCACAGCGCGCCCACCTATCACCCGCTTCCGGTCGTCGTGGCGACGGCGGACGGGGCCTGGATGACGGATGTCGAGGGGCGCCGTTATCTGGATCTGCTGGCGGGGTATTCGGCGCTGAATTTCGGTCATGGCAACCGGCGGCTGATCGAGGCGGCGAAGGCGCAGTTGGAGCGGGTGACGTTGACGTCGCGGGCGTTCCATCACGACCGGTTCGCCGAGTTCTGCGCGCGGCTGGCCGAGTTGTGCGGCATGGAGATGGTGCTGCCGATGAACACGGGCGCGGAGGCGGTCGAGTCGGCCGTGAAGACCGCCCGAAAGTGGGGGTACCGGGTCAAGGGCGTGCCCGAGGGGATGGCGAAGGTCGTCGTGGCGGGCAACAACTTCCACGGGCGTACGACGACGATCATCAGCTTCTCCACGGATTCCGAGGCGCGGGCGGACTTCGGTCCGTACACACCGGGCTTCGAGATCGTGCCGTACGGGGATCTGACGGCGATGCGCGCGGCGGTCACGGAGAACACGGTGGCCGTGCTGCTGGAGCCCATTCAGGGCGAGGCGGGGGTGCTGGTGCCGCCGGCCGGTTATCTCGCGGGCGTACGGGAGCTGACGCGGGAGCGGAACGTGCTGTTCGTGGCCGACGAGATCCAGTCGGGCCTCGGGCGGACGGGGCGGACCTTCGCGTGTGAGCACGAGGGGGTCGTGCCGGACATGTATGTGCTGGGCAAGGCGCTCGGGGGCGGGGTCGTGCCGGTGTCGGCGGTGGTGTCGTCGAGCGAGGTGCTCGGGGTGTTCCGGCCGGGTGAACACGGGTCGACGTTCGGCGGGAATCCGCTGGCCTGTGCGGTGGCGCTGGAGGTGATCGCGATGCTGCGATCGGGCGAGTACCAGCGGCGGGCCACCGAGCTGGGCGAGCATCTGCGCCGGGAGCTGGGGCAGTTGACCGGTTCGGGCCTGATCACTCAGGTGCGGGGGCGCGGGCTCTGGGCGGGGATCGACATCGACCCGGTGTACGGGACGGGCCGGGAGATCTCCGAGAAGCTGATGGACCGGGGTGTCCTGGTCAAGGACACCCATGGGTCCACGGTCCGGATCGCGCCGCCGCTGGTGATCAGTAAGGAGGACCTTGACTGGGGGCTCGCTCAGCTGCGGGGCGTACTGGGGGTGTGATCGTCCTCGCCGGGCCCGAGGGCGCCCGGCCCGACGCGGGGATCACAGGATCACGTGTGGCAGGAAGCGGGCGTACTCGTCCGTGATGAGGCCGGAGGACTCGCGGATGCCGAGGCCCGCCGACTCGTTCTCGACGACCCAGGCTCCGAGGACGACGCGGTTGCCGTCGAAGGACGGGAGGGGCGCCAACTCCTGGTAGCAGCAGGGTTCTTCGTGGACGACGGGAGCGGAGCCCGGTTCGTGGACCGTGACTCCGGCGCCCTCGCGACCGAGCAGGGGCTTGGCCACGTATCCGCGGGTGATGGCCAGTTCGCGTGGGCCGTCGAGGAAGGCCGGAAGGAGGTTGGGGTGGTCCGGGTACAGCTCCCAGAGGATCGCGAGGAGGGCCTTGTTGCTGAGCAGCATCTTCCAGGCCGGCTCGACCCACATCGTGGTCCCCGTGCCGCCGCCGTTGTCGAGGGTGGCGAGGACGTGCGGGGCGAAGCGGTCGGTGGTGAGCCATTCCCACGGATAGAGCTTGAAGCAACTGCGGATGAAGCGGAGTTGCTTGTCGACGAAGCGGCCGGAGAGGCGGTCCCAGCCGATCTCCTCCATGGCGATCCAGGAGGTGTCGAGGCCGGCCTGTTCGGCGGTCTCCTTCAGATAGGCGACGGTCATCAGGTCCTCGCCGAGCTCGTCGGCGGCGGAGTGCGCGAAGTAGAGGGGGCTGCCCGGCGGGAGGAGGGCGGACTGTTTCTTCCAGGCGTCGACGAGGCGTTCGTGGAGGGAGTTCCACTGGTCGGCGCCGGGGAAGCGTTCCTCCATCCAGAACCACTGGGGGCTGGCGGCCTCGACGAGTGAGGTCGGGGTGTCGGCGTTGTACTCCAGGAGCTTCGCCGGGCCGGTGCCGTCGTGGCGGAGGTCGAAACGGCCGTACAGGGACGGGAGTTCGGCGCGGCGGTGCCAGGCCTCGGCGACTGCCTCGGTCACTCGCTGGTCGGTGATGCCGAGGTCGGCGAAGCGGTTCTCGGTGACGATGTGTTCGGCGGCCGCCAGGCACATCGTGTGGAGTTCCTCGACGGCCTCCTCCAGGGCCTCGACCTCGGGGAGGGAGAAGACGTAGTACGCGGACTCGTCCCAGTACGGGCGCAGGGAGTCGTCCGGGTAGCGCGTGAGGGGGTAGATGAGGCCCTGTTCCTCGACGGTCTGCTGCCAGCCGGGGCGGGGGGTCGTGGTGCGGCGTTCCATGACGGCGGTCCGGTTCCTCGGAGTTGCTGGGTTCTCCCGACTTCCCCGGGGTCAGCCGCCGCCGCTGCCCGAGCCGGAGCAGCCGAAGCCGTCCCGGTCCACGGCCTCGCTGCGGCTGA contains:
- a CDS encoding glycine hydroxymethyltransferase, which produces MPEPLSNESTAFRSALEVIRAVEPRVADAIGQEIADQREMLKLIASENYASPATLLAMGNWFSDKYAEGTVGRRFYAGCRNVDTVEALAAEHARELFGAEHAYAQPHSGIDANLVAFWAVLAARVEAPALQKAGVRNVNDLSDADWAELRQAFGNQRMLGMSLDAGGHLTHGFRPNISGKMFDQRSYGTDPATGLIDYEALRTSAREFKPLIIVAGYSAYPRLVNFRIMREIADEVGATLMVDMAHFAGLVAGKVLTGDFDPVPHAQIVTTTTHKSLRGPRGGMVLCDSSLADQVDRGCPMVLGGPLPHVMAAKAVALAEARRPEFRDYAQAVVDNARALAEGLMRRGATLVTGGTDNHLNLIDVASSYGLTGRQAESALLDSGIVTNRNAIPADPNGAWYTSGIRIGTPALTTRGLGATEMDEIAGLIDRVLATTEPGTTAKGAPSKAQHILDPKIADEISHRATDLLTGFPLYPEIDLG
- the rocD gene encoding ornithine--oxo-acid transaminase; its protein translation is MSTTEELIASAEAHSAPTYHPLPVVVATADGAWMTDVEGRRYLDLLAGYSALNFGHGNRRLIEAAKAQLERVTLTSRAFHHDRFAEFCARLAELCGMEMVLPMNTGAEAVESAVKTARKWGYRVKGVPEGMAKVVVAGNNFHGRTTTIISFSTDSEARADFGPYTPGFEIVPYGDLTAMRAAVTENTVAVLLEPIQGEAGVLVPPAGYLAGVRELTRERNVLFVADEIQSGLGRTGRTFACEHEGVVPDMYVLGKALGGGVVPVSAVVSSSEVLGVFRPGEHGSTFGGNPLACAVALEVIAMLRSGEYQRRATELGEHLRRELGQLTGSGLITQVRGRGLWAGIDIDPVYGTGREISEKLMDRGVLVKDTHGSTVRIAPPLVISKEDLDWGLAQLRGVLGV
- a CDS encoding glutathionylspermidine synthase family protein, which codes for MERRTTTPRPGWQQTVEEQGLIYPLTRYPDDSLRPYWDESAYYVFSLPEVEALEEAVEELHTMCLAAAEHIVTENRFADLGITDQRVTEAVAEAWHRRAELPSLYGRFDLRHDGTGPAKLLEYNADTPTSLVEAASPQWFWMEERFPGADQWNSLHERLVDAWKKQSALLPPGSPLYFAHSAADELGEDLMTVAYLKETAEQAGLDTSWIAMEEIGWDRLSGRFVDKQLRFIRSCFKLYPWEWLTTDRFAPHVLATLDNGGGTGTTMWVEPAWKMLLSNKALLAILWELYPDHPNLLPAFLDGPRELAITRGYVAKPLLGREGAGVTVHEPGSAPVVHEEPCCYQELAPLPSFDGNRVVLGAWVVENESAGLGIRESSGLITDEYARFLPHVIL